The following coding sequences lie in one Primulina huaijiensis isolate GDHJ02 chromosome 2, ASM1229523v2, whole genome shotgun sequence genomic window:
- the LOC140961800 gene encoding NAC domain-containing protein 30-like: MEMESCIPPGFRFHPTEEELVGYYLKRKINSLKIDLEVIVDIDLYRMEPWDIQDRCRLGCEERNEWYFFSHKDRKYPTGTRTNRATNAGFWKATGRDKAVLSKDRIIGMRKTLVFYKGRAPNGRKTDWIMHEYRLQTSEHGPPQEEGWVVCRAFRKPNPTQKQGFVDPWDYNMNSRKFKIPPYPSSPSSHFLHNFNPITHDEYDQTPLIPHFENHMLELPNLDSPSISTSFATTTNNFEEVEDEKSSFPDDWKSSFDREDIGSQILHLDPSSHANPSLPPVSYNIDELAAQNHLTSVFESFPELL; encoded by the exons ATGGAGATGGAGTCATGTATTCCTCCAGGCTTTCGATTTCATCCGACAGAGGAAGAGCTTGTCGGCTACtatctcaaaagaaaaatcaactCTTTGAAAATCGATCTGGAAGTGATCGTCGACATTGATCTCTACAGAATGGAGCCATGGGACATTCAAG ATAGGTGCAGATTGGGATGTGAAGAAAGGAATGAATGGTATTTTTTCAGTCACAAAGACAGGAAGTATCCAACTGGCACGCGAACCAACCGGGCAACAAATGCCGGTTTCTGGAAGGCCACAGGGAGGGACAAGGCAGTGCTTTCTAAGGACAGAATCATAGGAATGAGAAAGACATTGGTGTTTTACAAAGGGCGAGCTCCTAACGGAAGGAAAACCGATTGGATCATGCATGAATATCGCCTCCAGACATCTGAACATGGACCTCCTCAG GAAGAAGGCTGGGTGGTATGTCGAGCATTCAGGAAGCCGAATCCAACTCAGAAACAAGGCTTTGTTGATCCATGGGATTATAATATGAACAGCAGAAAATTCAAGATCCCACCATATCCCAGCTCCCCAAGTAGTCATTTTCTGCACAATTTCAACCCCATTACTCATGATGAATATGATCAAACTCCACTAATCCCACATTTCGAAAATCATATGCTGGAGCTTCCGAATCTTGACAGCCCCTCCATTTCAACGAGTTTTGCAACAACTACAAACAACTTTGAAGAAGTTGAAGATGAAAAGAGCAGCTTCCCCGATGATTGGAAATCGAGCTTCGATAGAGAAGATATTGGATCACAAATACTTCATCTCGACCCTTCATCGCATGCGAACCCAAGCTTGCCCCCAGTATCTTACAATATTGATGAGTTAGCGGCTCAAAACCATCTAACTAGCGTATTTGAATCATTTCCTGAATTACTGTAG
- the LOC140971656 gene encoding ABC transporter G family member 25-like, with the protein MLESGKAAEAVSTTNGGESSSSVDSTHSRSLPFSFPITLKFADVAYKVKVHDRNTKSRTVSIRSMFAGVSAPSSDVENPPEVAQQHLERTILNGITGMAAPGRILAILGPSGSGKSTLLNALAGRLHHGHGLSGTVLFNDRRLTKEVVKRTGFVTQDDVLYPHLTVRETLVFCSLLRLPNSVPKNEKLSIAESVITELGLSKCENTIIGNSFIRGISGGERKRVSIAHEMLVDPSLLILDEPTSGLDATAAFRLVSTLGGLAAKGKTVVTSLHQPSSRVYQMFDDLLVLSEGRCIYFGKQSKAMGYFDSVGFSPCFPMNPADFMLDLANGVCQLDGSSEKEKPNVRQSLVQSYNSVLAPKVKLACRDAPSIVPRDRSSHTTKHYGCTSHFSTFVHQFTILLQRNLKERKHETFNSLRVFQVITASLLAGLMWWHSDYHDIQDRLGLLFFISIFWGVFPSFNAVFAFPQERAIFIKERASGMFTLLSYFMARITGDLPMELILPTLFLSIAYWMTGLKPELSSFLLTLLVLLSYVLVSQGLGLALGALMMDSKKASTVVTVTMLAFVLTGGYYVHKIPSFMSWIKYVSTTFYSYRLLIHVQYGDGEGIYTFLGCLSGRRDKSTCKFIDEDIRGQIHPAVCVSMMLIMFVGYRLIAYIALRRLRA; encoded by the exons ATGCTGGAATCTGGAAAAGCAGCAGAAGCTGTTTCTACTACTAATGGAGGAGAAAGCTCATCTTCGGTGGATTCGACTCACTCTCGGAGCCTTCCATTTTCTTTCCCGATTACTCTAAAA TTCGCGGACGTTGCATACAAAGTAAAGGTGCATGACAGAAACACGAAGTCAAGGACCGTCAGCATTAGAAGCATGTTTGCTGGAGTGTCCGCGCCATCATCAGACGTGGAGAATCCACCGGAGGTGGCTCAACAGCATCTAGAACGAACCATCTTGAATGGGATCACAGGCATGGCCGCGCCGGGGAGAATCCTGGCTATTCTTGGCCCCTCCGGCAGCGGAAAATCAACGTTGTTGAACGCACTAGCCGGCCGCCTCCACCATGGCCATGGCCTCTCGGGAACAGTCCTCTTCAATGATCGTAGGTTAACGAAAGAGGTGGTTAAAAGAACTGGTTTTGTTACGCAGGACGACGTGCTGTACCCTCACCTAACAGTTCGAGAAACTCTTGTTTTCTGCTCACTACTAAGACTCCCGAACTCAGTACCCAAAAACGAGAAACTTTCGATCGCAGAGTCGGTGATCACCGAACTGGGTTTGTCGAAATGCGAGAATACAATAATAGGTAACAGTTTTATACGCGGGATCTCCGGCGGCGAAAGGAAAAGAGTGAGCATAGCTCATGAGATGTTGGTAGACCCGAGCTTGTTGATTTTGGACGAGCCCACCTCCGGTCTGGACGCAACGGCGGCGTTTAGGCTGGTTTCGACGCTGGGTGGGCTGGCGGCGAAGGGGAAGACGGTGGTGACTTCCTTGCACCAGCCGTCTAGCCGTGTGTACCAGATGTTTGACGATTTGCTTGTGTTGTCGGAGGGGCGGTGCATATACTTCGGGAAACAAAGTAAAGCGATGGGTTATTTTGACAGCGTGGGGTTTTCGCCATGTTTCCCCATGAATCCTGCTGATTTCATGCTTGATCTCGCTAATG GTGTATGCCAGCTCGATGGTTCGAGTGAGAAAGAAAAGCCTAATGTGCGACAATCCCTTGTTCAATCCTACAACAGTGTACTAGCTCCCAAGGTAAAATTAGCTTGCAGGGATGCCCCGAGCATAGTCCCGAGAGACAGATCAAGCCATACGACCAAACATTATGGTTGCACAAGCCATTTCTCAACTTTTGTCCATCAATTTACTATTCTCCTCCAAAGGAACCTCAAGGAGAGAAAGCATGAAACTTTCAATTCTTTACGAGTTTTTCAAGTGATCACTGCTTCGTTACTGGCCGGTCTCATGTGGTGGCATTCAGATTACCATGACATCCAAGATCGTCTTGGCCTTCTCTTCTTCATCAGCATCTTCTGGGGAGTTTTCCCATCTTTCAACGCGGTATTCGCCTTCCCTCAAGAACGAGCTATTTTTATCAAAGAAAGGGCCTCCGGTATGTTCACGTTGTTGTCTTATTTCATGGCTCGAATCACCGGAGACTTGCCAATGGAGTTGATCCTTCCCACATTGTTCCTCTCCATAGCATATTGGATGACAGGGCTAAAACCAGAGCTCTCTTCGTTTTTGCTGACACTGCTAGTCTTGCTCAGCTATGTGCTCGTTTCTCAAGGGCTCGGTCTGGCACTTGGCGCACTGATGATGGATTCCAAGAAAGCTTCAACTGTAGTCACTGTCACAATGCTGGCTTTTGTCCTGACAGGAGGGTATTATGTGCACAAAATTCCATCCTTCATGTCATGGATAAAATATGTTTCAACTACATTTTACAGCTACAGGCTTCTTATCCATGTTCAATATGGGGATGGGGAAGGAATTTACACGTTCCTCGGTTGCTTGTCAGGGAGACGGGACAAATCGACCTGTAAATTCATAGACGAAGATATTCGTGGCCAAATCCATCCTGCAGTGTGTGTGAGCATGATGCTGATCATGTTTGTAGGGTACAGATTAATTGCGTATATCGCATTAAGGCGACTTAGAGCTTGA
- the LOC140971660 gene encoding receptor homology region, transmembrane domain- and RING domain-containing protein 2-like, which translates to MLNFWVFFRCLFCLMCACTAFGEVVLIGNNVTSSFQDIEANFAPSVKGSGIYGSLYVAEPLDACSPLTNKIDTKMNDTRYPFALIIRGVCSFDEKVRRAQVAGFKAAIVYDNEDGDLVAMAGNSAGVKINAVFVSKASGETLAKYDGAVDTEIWISPVYENSAWAIMAISFISLLAMSAVLATCFFIRRHRIRRERPQAPRVREFHGMSRRLVKAMPSLNFTAVLEDNCTSSTCAICLEDYNIGEKLRILPCSHKFHAVCVDAWLTSWRTFCPVCKRDARTSTGEPPASESTPLLSSPESSTLSSFRSSASSSAMLISQSPLRSTTFSRPQSVSTTPHNPYYHQSPNSSTSRSSVDLRNMSSQRSLGSYLISPHSLGYLTLSPLNSRYTSPYIPSPSNASSSYIGSSSRPPNPLHYSESAASFSPFASAQSLPGC; encoded by the exons ATGTTGAATTTCTGGGTATTTTTCCGCTGCCTTTTCTGTTTAATGTGTGCTTGCACGGCTTTTGGGGAGGTGGTTTTGATTGGCAACAATGTTACTTCATCCTTTCAAGACATTGAAGCTAATTTtg CTCCATCGGTGAAAGGGTCGGGAATATATGGCTCATTATACGTGGCAGAACCATTGGACGCATGCTCTCCTTTGACTAATAAAATTGATACAAAAATGAATGATACCAGGTATCCATTTGCATTAATAATCAGAGGAGTATGTAGCTTTGATGAGAAAGTCAGGAGAGCACAAGTTGCGGGGTTCAAGGCAGCCATCGTCTATGATAATGAGGATGGCGATTTAGTTGCAA TGGCTGGAAATTCTGCTGGTGTAAAGATCAATGCAGTTTTTGTATCCAAAGCCTCGGGTGAAACTCTGGCAAAATATGATGGTGCTGTTGATACTGAAATATGGATATCCCCGGTCTATGAAAACTCAGCATGGGCTATTATGGCTATATCTTTCATATCGTTACTCGCCATGTCTGCTGTGTTAGCTACTTGTTTCTTCATTCGAAGGCATCGCATCAGAAGAGAACGGCCTCAAGCTCCTCGTGTACGAGAATTTCATGGGATGAGCCGCCGCCTGGTAAAAGCTATGCCAAGCCTAAATTTTACTGCAGTTTTGGAGGACAATTGTACCTCAAGTACGTGTGCCATATGTCTTGAAGACTATAACATTGGAGAGAAGCTTAGAATTCTCCCATGCAGTCACA AATTCCACGCCGTATGCGTCGATGCATGGCTAACATCATGGAGAACATTCTGTCCAGTCTGCAAGCGTGATGCAAGAACCAGCACGGGTGAACCACCAGCATCAGAATCTACACCTTTACTGTCATCCCCAGAATCATCTACGCTATCATCTTTTAGATCATCAGCATCATCATCAGCCATGCTAATCAGCCAATCACCTCTGCGATCAACCACCTTTTCGCGTCCCCAGTCCGTCTCTACCACTCCTCACAACCCATATTACCATCAATCTCCTAACTCAAGTACAAGTCGAAGCTCAGTCGATCTAAGAAATATGTCTTCACAAAGATCTCTTGGCAGTTACTTGATTTCACCTCACTCTCTGGGTTACCTTACGCTATCGCCTCTTAATTCCAGATACACGTCTCCATATATTCCTAGCCCAAGCAATGCTTCGTCGAGTTATATTGGGTCTTCAAGTCGGCCTCCTAATCCACTGCATTACAGCGAGTCAGCTGCAAGCTTTTCACCTTTTGCATCAGCCCAGTCTCTTCCAGGATGCTAA
- the LOC140971659 gene encoding protein disulfide isomerase-like 5-2 — protein sequence MMPSASAIYYSMISLHVVLLVLLLLPLSSIWASEYEFKLDGKVLELRDSNFDAAISTFDYVFVDFYAPRCGHCKRLAPELDKAAPILAGLKKPIVVAKVDADKYKSLASKHDIDGYPTLKVFLHGVSTEYYGPRNADLLARHLVKFFAPDVAILSSDSSIREFIEAAGSYFPIFIGFGLNESTISNLAIKYKKRAWFSVAKDFSDDIMTKYDLDKAPALAAIHLGSNEHSIFYGPLEEKFLENYIKHNFFPLVLPLNQETLELLEDDPRKIVVTILNDEGDEKSKGLLKVLKAAASENRDLVFGYVGFKQWEDFAESFDVSEKTKLPKMVLWDGNEKYYLVIGSERIDETDMGTQVSRFLEGYRVGRVMKKHYGGSVLMDFINSQLGGRYVLILIFVALVMVLIRSTNMEEPPTVGIPDQVDDARNSTVHPETKDLRRNENKED from the exons ATGATGCCTTCCGCATCAGCCATCTATTACTCTATGATTTCACTTCACGTAGTCTTGCTGGTATTGCTGCTGTTGCCTCTTTCATCCATCTGGGCATCGGAATATGAGTTCAAATTGGATGGCAAAGTCTTGGAGCTACGCGATTCCAACTTCGACGCCGCCATTTCAACGTTCGATTACGTATTCGTCGACTTCTACGCTCCCAGGTGTGGCCACTGCAAGCGCCTAGCGCCAGAG TTAGACAAAGCAGCCCCGATTTTAGCTGGACTGAAGAAGCCCATAGTTGTTGCAAAAGTAGATGCTGACAAGTACAAAAGTCTTGCTTCTAAGCATGACATTGA TGGATATCCAACTCTAAAGGTATTCTTGCATGGAGTTTCTACTGAATATTATGGACCACGGAATGCTGATTTGCTTGCTCGACATTTAGTAAAATTTTTTGCTCCTGATGTTGCTATTCTGAGTTCTGATTCTTCTATAAGAGAATTTATTGAAGCAGCTGGTAGTTATTTTCCTATATTCATAGGCTTTGGCTTAAACGAGTCCACAATATCAAATTTGGCTATCAAGTATAAGAAGAGAGCATGGTTTTCTGTTGCCAAGGATTTCTCTGATGATATAATGACTAAATATGATTTAGACAAGGCACCTGCTTTGGCTGCAATTCACTTAGGCTCCAATGAACATAGCATTTTCTATGGGCCTCTTGAAG AGAAATTTCTTGAGAATTacataaaacataattttttcccACTGGTTCTGCCATTAAATCAAGAAACGTTGGAGTTGCTTGAGGATGATCCCAGAAAAATTGTTGTAACGATATTGAATGATGAAGGAGATGAGAAATCAAAAGGATTGTTAAAAGTTCTGAAGGCTGCTGCCTCTGAAAATCGTGACTTGGTATTTGGTTATGTGGGGTTCAAGCAGTGGGAAGATTTTGCTGAATCGTTTGATGTCTCCGAGAAAACAAAGCTTCCGAAGATGGTGTTGTGGGATGGCAATGAGAAATATTATTTG GTTATCGGTTCAGAGAGGATTGATGAAACAGATATGGGGACTCAAGTATCAAGATTTCTGGAAGGTTATAGAGTAGGAAGAGTTATGAAAAAACACTACGGTGGTTCTGTCTTGATGGATTTCATAAACTCACAACTTGGAGGGAGATATGTTCTCATTCTTATATTTGTGGCACTGGTAATGGTGCTGATTCGGTCAACAAATATGGAGGAGCCTCCGACTGTGGGTATCCCAGACCAAGTTGATGATGCAAGAAACTCCACCGTGCACCCAGAAACGAAAGACTTGCGTCGAAATGAGAACAAGGAAGACTGA
- the LOC140971657 gene encoding proteasome subunit alpha type-4-like, producing the protein MSRRYDSRTTIFSPEGRLYQVEYAMEAIGNAGSAIGILSTDGVVLVGEKKVVSKLLETSTSVEKMYKIDDHVACAVAGIMSDANILINTARLQAQRYAYAYQEPMPVEQLVQSLCDTKQGYTQFGGLRPFGVSFLFAGWDKNYGFQLYMSDPSGNFSGWKAAAIGANNQAAQSILKQDYKDDMTREEAVQLAIKVLSKTMDSTSLNSEKLELSEIFLSSGKVKFQVWSADKLNKLLVKSGLTQPAADA; encoded by the coding sequence ATGTCTCGAAGATATGATAGCCGTACAACTATCTTTTCCCCAGAAGGTCGGCTTTACCAGGTTGAGTATGCAATGGAAGCCATTGGAAATGCAGGGAGCGCCATTGGGATTTTGAGTACAGATGGAGTTGTCCTAGTTGGCGAAAAGAAAGTTGTTTCTAAACTGCTCGAGACCTCAACATCAGTTGAGAAGATGTACAAGATTGATGACCACGTAGCATGTGCTGTTGCTGGGATCATGTCTGATGCCAACATACTTATCAACACAGCCAGACTCCAGGCCCAGCGTTATGCATATGCTTACCAAGAACCGATGCCAGTGGAACAACTGGTTCAGTCTCTATGTGACACCAAGCAAGGCTACACACAGTTTGGTGGCCTCCGACCCTTTGGTGTTTCTTTCCTGTTTGCAGGCTGGGACAAAAATTACGGATTTCAGCTTTACATGAGCGACCCTAGTGGGAATTTCAGTGGTTGGAAGGCTGCAGCAATTGGAGCTAACAACCAGGCTGCACAATCTATACTTAAGCAGGATTACAAAGACGACATGACTAGAGAAGAGGCAGTACAGCTTGCGATAAAGGTGCTCAGTAAGACAATGGATAGCACAAGTCTCAACTCAGAAAAGCTTGAATTGTCAGAGATTTTTCTGTCTTCTGGGAAAGTGAAGTTTCAGGTGTGGTCTGCAGATAAACTCAACAAGCTGTTGGTGAAGTCTGGGTTGACACAACCTGCTGCTGATGCCTGA